Proteins from one Streptosporangium becharense genomic window:
- the pcrA gene encoding DNA helicase PcrA — translation MSIPASSVTHPLLDGLNPQQREAVVHHGSPLLIVAGAGSGKTRVLTHRIAYLLGERGVQPQEILAITFTNKAAREMKDRVDRLVGPRSAAMWVMTFHSACVRILRREARRLGFPTSFSIYDQADSQRLMAMVCREMNLDPKRYPPRSFSAQVSNFKNELIDYETAAAQASTHLERKLAEAYRAYQQRLTEAGAMDFDDLIMLTVTLFQLFPEVAEHYRRRWRHVMVDEYQDTNHAQYILIREIVGRPELRTADGDLVRGGGVAPAELCVVGDADQSIYAFRGATIRNILEFERDYPDARTILLEQNYRSTQTILSAANAVISRNESRKPKNLWSDQGAGPKIIGYVADNEHDEAMFVAQEVDRLADDEGVQPGQVAVFYRTNAASRVFEEIFIRTGLPYKVVGGVRFYERKEVRDLLAYLRFLSNPNDVVSLRRILNVPKRGIGERAEAMVEAFASRERIPYWEGLRRADEAPGMASRSINAIREFVTLMDELMVRADDLSPSELAQEVLAVTGYRAELSASDDPQDESRLENLDELISVASEFEEANPEGTLVEFLEQVSLVADADQIPAADGGQGVVTLMTLHTAKGLEFPVVFLTGMEDGVFPHTRSLGEPKELEEERRLAYVGITRAEKRLYLSRAAVRSSWGSPAFNPASRFVAEIPGDLVDWRSDPRKTAWGAATRRDSAAAPARKPGGAGGRKVPNLAPGDRVTHDSFGLGTVVSVDGVAEKTKVKIDFGSGGEKTLLLAYAPVEKL, via the coding sequence GTGTCGATCCCAGCCTCTTCCGTGACCCACCCGTTGCTCGACGGGCTCAACCCCCAGCAGCGCGAGGCCGTCGTGCACCACGGCAGCCCGCTGCTCATCGTCGCGGGCGCCGGTTCCGGCAAGACCCGGGTGCTGACCCACCGCATCGCCTACCTGCTGGGTGAGCGAGGCGTGCAGCCGCAGGAGATCCTGGCGATCACCTTCACCAACAAGGCCGCCCGGGAGATGAAGGACCGGGTCGACCGGCTCGTCGGCCCGCGCTCGGCGGCGATGTGGGTGATGACCTTCCACAGCGCGTGCGTGCGGATCCTGCGCCGCGAGGCCAGGCGCCTGGGCTTCCCCACGAGCTTCTCCATCTACGACCAGGCCGACTCGCAGCGGCTGATGGCGATGGTCTGCCGCGAGATGAACCTCGACCCCAAGCGCTACCCGCCGCGGTCGTTCTCCGCCCAGGTCAGCAACTTCAAGAACGAGCTGATCGACTACGAGACGGCGGCGGCGCAGGCGTCCACCCACCTGGAGCGCAAGCTCGCCGAGGCCTACCGCGCGTACCAGCAGCGGCTCACCGAGGCCGGCGCGATGGACTTCGATGACCTCATCATGCTCACGGTGACGTTGTTCCAGCTCTTCCCCGAGGTGGCCGAGCACTACCGGCGCCGGTGGCGGCACGTCATGGTCGACGAGTACCAGGACACCAACCACGCGCAGTACATCCTGATCCGGGAGATCGTCGGCCGTCCCGAGCTCCGCACCGCCGACGGCGACCTGGTCCGGGGCGGCGGTGTCGCCCCGGCCGAGCTGTGCGTGGTGGGCGACGCCGACCAGTCGATCTACGCGTTCCGGGGTGCGACGATCCGCAACATCCTGGAGTTCGAACGCGACTACCCGGACGCCAGGACGATCCTGCTGGAGCAGAACTACCGCTCCACCCAGACGATCCTGTCCGCCGCCAACGCGGTCATCTCCCGCAACGAGAGCCGCAAGCCGAAGAACCTCTGGTCCGACCAGGGTGCCGGGCCGAAGATCATCGGCTATGTCGCCGACAACGAGCACGACGAGGCCATGTTCGTCGCCCAGGAGGTCGACCGGCTCGCCGACGACGAGGGCGTCCAGCCCGGCCAGGTGGCCGTGTTCTACCGGACGAACGCCGCCTCCCGCGTCTTCGAGGAGATCTTCATCCGCACCGGCCTGCCGTACAAGGTCGTGGGCGGGGTGCGCTTCTACGAGCGCAAGGAGGTCCGCGACCTGCTGGCCTACCTGCGCTTCCTGTCCAATCCCAACGACGTGGTGTCGCTGCGCCGCATCCTCAACGTGCCCAAGCGCGGCATCGGCGAGCGCGCCGAGGCGATGGTGGAGGCGTTCGCCTCCCGGGAACGGATCCCGTACTGGGAGGGGCTGCGCCGGGCCGACGAGGCACCGGGCATGGCCAGCCGGTCGATCAACGCCATCAGGGAGTTCGTCACGCTGATGGACGAGCTGATGGTGCGGGCCGACGACCTGTCGCCCTCCGAGCTGGCCCAGGAGGTGCTGGCCGTCACCGGTTACCGCGCCGAGCTGTCGGCCTCCGACGACCCGCAGGACGAAAGCCGCCTGGAGAACCTGGACGAGCTGATCTCGGTCGCCTCCGAGTTCGAGGAGGCCAACCCCGAGGGCACGCTGGTGGAGTTCCTGGAGCAGGTGTCGCTGGTCGCCGACGCCGACCAGATCCCGGCGGCCGACGGCGGGCAGGGCGTGGTCACCCTGATGACGCTGCACACGGCCAAGGGCCTGGAGTTCCCGGTGGTGTTCCTCACCGGGATGGAAGACGGCGTCTTCCCGCACACGCGTTCGCTCGGCGAGCCCAAGGAACTGGAGGAAGAGCGCCGCCTGGCCTACGTGGGCATCACCCGGGCCGAGAAGCGGCTGTACCTCTCGCGGGCGGCCGTCCGCAGCTCGTGGGGCTCGCCCGCGTTCAACCCGGCCTCCCGGTTCGTCGCCGAGATCCCAGGTGACCTGGTCGACTGGCGCAGCGACCCGCGGAAGACCGCGTGGGGCGCCGCCACCCGGCGTGACTCCGCTGCCGCGCCGGCCAGGAAGCCCGGCGGGGCCGGCGGCCGGAAGGTCCCCAACCTCGCCCCGGGCGACCGCGTCACCCACGACTCCTTCGGCCTCGGCACGGTCGTCTCCGTCGACGGCGTCGCGGAGAAGACCAAGGTCAAGATCGATTTCGGCAGTGGGGGGGAGAAGACCCTGCTGCTGGCCTACGCGCCGGTGGAGAAGCTCTGA
- a CDS encoding PIG-L deacetylase family protein: protein MLSDNDIHRVLVVTAHPDDVDFGAAGSVARFTDRGAEVTYCVVTDGDAGGFDRELDNGGMAGLRRAEQTAAAKIVGVTDVRFLGYGDGTMVPGLDLRRDITRVIRQVRPDLVITHSPERNYRFISPSHPDHRAVGASALDAVYPDARNPYAFPPLLLDEGLEAWTVREVWLFGGPTPDHHVDVTDTFDRKLAALRAHVSQTGHQDGFEDFLRIRFSAFAVEAGLGEGRYAEAFQRVPTA, encoded by the coding sequence ATGCTCTCCGATAACGACATCCATCGTGTGCTCGTGGTGACCGCCCATCCCGACGACGTCGACTTCGGCGCGGCGGGCTCGGTCGCGCGGTTCACCGACCGCGGCGCCGAGGTGACGTACTGCGTCGTCACCGACGGCGACGCGGGCGGCTTCGACCGCGAGCTGGACAACGGCGGCATGGCCGGGCTCCGCCGCGCCGAGCAGACCGCCGCCGCCAAGATCGTCGGCGTGACCGACGTCCGCTTCCTGGGATACGGCGACGGCACCATGGTGCCCGGCCTCGACCTGCGGCGTGACATCACCCGGGTCATCCGCCAGGTCAGGCCCGACCTGGTGATCACCCACAGCCCTGAGCGCAACTACCGGTTCATCTCGCCCAGTCACCCCGACCACCGCGCGGTCGGCGCCTCGGCGCTGGACGCCGTCTACCCCGACGCGCGCAACCCGTACGCCTTCCCGCCCTTGCTCCTCGACGAGGGGCTGGAGGCGTGGACGGTCCGCGAGGTCTGGCTGTTCGGCGGCCCCACCCCCGACCACCACGTCGACGTCACCGACACCTTCGACCGCAAGCTCGCCGCGCTGCGTGCCCATGTGAGCCAGACCGGCCACCAGGACGGCTTCGAGGACTTCCTCCGGATCCGTTTCTCCGCCTTCGCCGTCGAGGCGGGCCTCGGAGAGGGCCGCTACGCCGAGGCGTTCCAGCGGGTTCCGACCGCCTGA
- a CDS encoding ABC transporter permease — MSDIDLSPATAVVVVLLALGAAAVARSGRLGHAPAVLTASLRAAVQLGVVSLIIVWAVDRPFAVALFILVMYGVASVTAGRRITPGPAGRWAAVPVAAGAVPVLALLFGTGTVPLRGITLIPVTGILLGGCLTATALAGRRALDELAQRRGEVEAALALGFSDRDAALEVCRPPASQALVPALDQTGTVGLVTLPGAFVGMLLGGAGPLHAGVVQLVVLIALLAAEAVAVVVTIELAARGRFGTRPGAR; from the coding sequence TTGAGCGACATCGACCTGTCACCCGCCACCGCCGTCGTCGTCGTGTTGCTGGCCCTCGGGGCCGCCGCCGTCGCCCGGTCCGGCCGGCTCGGGCACGCGCCCGCCGTGCTCACCGCCTCCCTGCGCGCCGCCGTCCAGCTCGGGGTGGTGTCACTGATCATCGTGTGGGCGGTCGACCGGCCGTTCGCGGTCGCGCTGTTCATACTGGTCATGTACGGGGTGGCGAGCGTGACGGCGGGCCGCAGGATCACCCCGGGCCCGGCCGGCCGGTGGGCCGCGGTGCCCGTCGCCGCGGGGGCCGTGCCGGTGCTGGCGCTGCTGTTCGGCACCGGGACCGTCCCGCTGCGGGGCATCACGCTGATCCCGGTCACGGGCATCCTGCTCGGCGGGTGCCTGACGGCCACCGCGCTCGCGGGACGGCGGGCGCTGGACGAGCTCGCCCAGCGGCGCGGCGAGGTCGAGGCGGCGCTCGCGCTCGGCTTCTCCGACCGGGACGCGGCGCTGGAGGTCTGCCGTCCGCCGGCCTCCCAGGCGCTGGTGCCCGCGCTGGACCAGACGGGGACCGTGGGCCTGGTCACGCTCCCGGGGGCGTTCGTGGGGATGCTCCTGGGCGGGGCCGGCCCGCTCCACGCCGGGGTGGTGCAACTGGTGGTGCTGATCGCGCTGCTGGCCGCGGAGGCGGTGGCCGTGGTCGTCACGATCGAACTGGCCGCCCGGGGCCGTTTCGGCACCCGTCCCGGTGCCCGCTGA
- a CDS encoding CPBP family intramembrane glutamic endopeptidase gives MGSTAGSATRSAIRSAAGSTTGSATGSGAGEHGALAGAVAVLVAANVLNNRLAPRLAPLTSAAATGVLLALARRSGLSWSELGFHRCSRGVRIGGALAAAVAGVYAAGISVPATRRFFRDERALSLSRARVLEEALLQVPLGTVLLEEVGFRGVFHALVARSYGTGPATAAGSVLFGLWHVLPAIDMMTANPALSRLASGDPAPGRPGWGVTRAVTGAVVSTGLAGVVFTELRRRGGLAAPSMFHLATNSLGYLFARLAPPDPSDPSAPSETGGPSGTGGP, from the coding sequence GTGGGTTCGACGGCAGGCTCGGCGACAAGGTCGGCGATAAGGTCGGCGGCGGGGTCGACGACGGGTTCGGCGACGGGTTCCGGCGCAGGGGAGCACGGTGCGCTGGCCGGGGCGGTGGCCGTGCTGGTGGCGGCCAACGTGCTCAACAACCGCCTGGCTCCCCGCCTGGCCCCGCTGACCTCGGCCGCGGCCACCGGCGTGTTGCTCGCCCTGGCCCGCCGTTCCGGGCTCTCCTGGTCCGAGCTGGGCTTCCACCGCTGTTCGCGCGGTGTGCGGATCGGCGGCGCGCTCGCCGCCGCCGTCGCCGGGGTCTACGCGGCCGGCATCTCGGTTCCGGCCACCCGCCGGTTCTTCCGCGACGAACGGGCGCTGTCCCTGTCGCGGGCCCGCGTCCTTGAGGAGGCGCTGCTCCAGGTGCCGCTCGGTACGGTCCTGCTGGAGGAGGTCGGGTTCCGCGGGGTGTTCCACGCCCTCGTCGCCCGCTCGTACGGGACCGGCCCGGCCACCGCCGCCGGTTCGGTCCTGTTCGGCCTCTGGCACGTGCTCCCGGCGATCGACATGATGACCGCCAACCCCGCGCTGAGCCGTCTCGCCTCCGGAGACCCCGCCCCGGGGAGGCCCGGGTGGGGGGTGACGCGAGCCGTGACCGGCGCGGTGGTCTCCACCGGGCTGGCCGGGGTGGTCTTCACCGAGCTGCGCAGGAGGGGCGGCCTGGCCGCGCCGTCGATGTTCCATCTCGCGACCAACTCCCTGGGCTACCTGTTCGCCCGGCTCGCCCCGCCCGACCCGTCCGATCCGTCCGCCCCGTCCGAGACCGGCGGTCCGTCTGGGACCGGCGGTCCGTGA
- a CDS encoding WhiB family transcriptional regulator — protein sequence MRKKVREIGWATRGACRTSDPDLFFPLTPSVEHEARAKAVCAGCAVLKECRAYALRAGEPEGIWGGLTVEERRGMRFPAGWRRPAAS from the coding sequence ATGCGGAAAAAGGTCCGGGAGATCGGCTGGGCCACACGGGGTGCCTGCCGGACGAGCGACCCTGACCTGTTCTTCCCGCTGACGCCGTCGGTCGAGCACGAGGCGCGGGCGAAGGCGGTCTGCGCCGGGTGCGCGGTGCTCAAGGAGTGCCGCGCGTACGCGCTGCGCGCCGGTGAGCCCGAGGGCATCTGGGGCGGGCTCACCGTCGAGGAGCGCCGCGGCATGCGCTTCCCCGCCGGCTGGCGCCGGCCCGCCGCGAGCTGA
- a CDS encoding glutamate--cysteine ligase, translating to MGRDVPAMVFSRDDRRRYREKVRRCLDVFAMMLRESRFEFDRPKAGLEIELNLVDERGEPAMKNTEVLAAIAQPDWATELGQFNVEINVLPEALEEDGAARLEKVIRDRLNHAEERARTVGGHMVMVGILPTLRESDVHEGTLSANPRYKLLNEQIFAARGEDLHLSIRGQEILDTYADSITPEAACTSLQLHLQVSPAAFPAHWNAAQAIAGPQVALAANSPFLFGRRLWQETRIPLFEQATDTRPAELKTQGVRPRVWFGERWITSVFDLFEENVRYFPALLPLCEETDPREELERGVTPELSELTLHNGTVYRWNRPVYAVVDGTPHLRVENRVLPAGPSVADVAANAAFYYGLMRVLPHAGRPVWTRMSFAAAEDNLHAAARHGLEARLYWPGIGEVAAAELILRRLLPLAHQGLDEWRVAPQVRDRLLGIVEQRCLTGTTGASWQIDTVEAMGDLDRHEALRRMTLRYIDHMHANQPVHTWPAP from the coding sequence ATGGGACGTGACGTACCCGCCATGGTGTTCAGCCGGGACGACCGGCGGAGATACCGGGAGAAGGTCCGCCGGTGCCTCGACGTCTTCGCGATGATGCTGCGCGAGTCGAGGTTCGAGTTCGACCGGCCCAAGGCCGGACTGGAGATCGAGCTCAACCTCGTGGACGAGCGCGGCGAGCCCGCGATGAAGAACACCGAGGTTCTGGCGGCGATCGCGCAGCCCGACTGGGCCACCGAGCTCGGCCAGTTCAACGTGGAGATCAACGTCCTGCCGGAGGCCCTGGAGGAGGACGGCGCGGCGCGGCTGGAGAAGGTGATCCGCGACCGGCTCAACCACGCCGAGGAGCGGGCCCGCACGGTCGGCGGGCACATGGTGATGGTCGGCATCCTGCCGACGCTGCGCGAGAGCGACGTGCACGAGGGCACGCTGTCGGCCAACCCCCGCTACAAGCTCCTCAACGAGCAGATCTTCGCCGCCAGGGGCGAGGACCTGCACCTGTCGATCCGGGGACAGGAGATCCTCGACACGTACGCCGACAGCATCACCCCCGAGGCCGCCTGCACGAGCCTCCAGCTTCACCTGCAGGTCAGCCCGGCGGCGTTCCCCGCCCATTGGAACGCCGCCCAGGCCATCGCGGGCCCGCAGGTGGCGCTGGCGGCCAACTCGCCGTTCCTGTTCGGCCGCCGCCTCTGGCAGGAGACCAGGATCCCGCTGTTCGAGCAGGCCACCGACACCCGCCCGGCGGAGCTGAAGACCCAGGGCGTCCGGCCGAGGGTCTGGTTCGGTGAACGGTGGATCACCTCGGTCTTCGACCTGTTCGAGGAGAACGTCCGCTACTTCCCCGCGCTGCTGCCCCTGTGCGAGGAGACCGACCCGCGCGAGGAACTGGAGCGCGGGGTGACCCCCGAACTCAGCGAGCTGACCCTGCACAACGGCACCGTCTACCGGTGGAACCGGCCGGTCTACGCAGTCGTGGACGGCACCCCGCACCTGCGGGTGGAGAACCGGGTGCTGCCCGCCGGGCCCTCGGTGGCGGACGTCGCCGCCAACGCCGCGTTCTACTACGGCCTCATGCGCGTCCTCCCGCACGCCGGACGCCCGGTGTGGACGCGCATGTCGTTCGCCGCGGCCGAGGACAACCTGCACGCCGCCGCCCGGCACGGCCTGGAGGCCCGGCTCTACTGGCCAGGGATCGGCGAGGTGGCCGCCGCGGAGCTGATCCTGCGCCGCCTGCTCCCGCTCGCCCACCAGGGGCTCGACGAGTGGAGGGTGGCGCCGCAGGTCAGGGATCGGCTGCTGGGGATCGTCGAGCAGCGCTGCCTGACGGGCACGACCGGCGCGAGCTGGCAGATCGACACGGTGGAGGCCATGGGCGACCTCGACCGGCACGAGGCCCTGCGCCGGATGACCCTGCGCTACATCGACCACATGCACGCCAACCAGCCGGTGCACACCTGGCCGGCCCCCTGA
- a CDS encoding response regulator has protein sequence MSPVKVLIVDDHRLFRSGVRAELGDSIEVIGEAEDVDSAVKAITELRPDVVLLDVHMPGGGGQEVLRRVLGAGIPVRFLALSVSDAAEDVIGVIRGGARGYVTKNISGRELTDAVRRVADGDAVFSPRLAGFVLDAFASSEAPPIDPELDSLTQREREVLRLIARGYAYKEIAKELFISVKTVETHVSSVLRKLQLSNRHELSRWATARRLV, from the coding sequence ATGAGCCCCGTCAAGGTCCTGATCGTCGACGACCATCGCCTGTTCCGCTCCGGGGTCCGGGCGGAGCTCGGCGACTCCATCGAGGTGATCGGTGAGGCCGAGGACGTGGACTCGGCGGTCAAGGCGATCACCGAGCTCCGGCCCGACGTGGTCCTGCTCGACGTGCACATGCCCGGCGGCGGCGGTCAGGAGGTGCTGCGCCGCGTCCTGGGTGCGGGCATCCCGGTCCGCTTCCTGGCCCTGTCGGTCTCCGACGCGGCCGAGGACGTCATCGGCGTGATCCGCGGCGGGGCCCGGGGCTACGTCACCAAGAACATCAGCGGCCGTGAGCTCACCGACGCCGTCCGCCGGGTCGCCGACGGCGACGCGGTCTTCTCGCCCAGGCTGGCCGGGTTCGTGCTGGACGCCTTCGCCTCCAGCGAGGCCCCGCCGATCGACCCCGAGCTCGACTCGCTGACCCAGCGCGAGCGCGAGGTCCTGCGGCTGATCGCCCGCGGCTACGCCTACAAGGAGATCGCCAAGGAGCTGTTCATCTCGGTCAAGACCGTGGAGACCCATGTCTCGTCGGTGCTGCGCAAGCTCCAGCTCTCCAACCGGCACGAGCTCTCCCGGTGGGCCACGGCGCGGCGCCTGGTCTGA
- a CDS encoding ATP-binding protein, translated as MADRQTIHDTAPVASETAAFPRLIRPVEGRLVAGVAQGAAVQLRLDPVVLRLAFVLLTALDGIGAVAYAALWMFTPREPHEGREPARDWSQFAAYGAIGLALMALDWLVGPSGGGIGAWPIALGGIGSLILWQQADPDRRQRWMDSTVGQVRRNRVRTFLGLALVVIGAIGFLVATDELGKARPGIMFTLVVVGGVALIAAPWLAALWKELQRERRERIRQEERAEVAAHVHDSVLHTLTLIQRNAHDAREVMRLARSQERELRNWLYQPKQDADASLAAAVRRVAAEEEDAHGVPIEVVCVGDCPLTPELSAMMQAARQAMVNAAKYSGSAVVSVYAEAEPDEVTVFVRDRGVGFDMDEVPEDRMGIRQSIIGRMERHGGSARVRTEPGEGTEVMLTMKLEKA; from the coding sequence ATGGCTGACCGACAGACAATTCACGACACGGCGCCGGTGGCGTCCGAAACCGCCGCCTTCCCCCGCCTGATAAGGCCGGTGGAGGGCAGGCTCGTCGCGGGCGTGGCCCAGGGGGCGGCCGTGCAGCTCCGGCTCGACCCGGTCGTGCTGCGGCTGGCCTTCGTGCTGCTCACCGCCCTGGACGGGATCGGCGCGGTCGCGTACGCGGCCCTGTGGATGTTCACCCCGCGCGAACCCCATGAGGGCAGGGAGCCGGCCCGGGACTGGAGCCAGTTCGCCGCGTACGGCGCGATCGGGCTGGCGTTGATGGCCCTCGACTGGCTCGTCGGCCCCTCGGGAGGGGGGATCGGCGCGTGGCCGATCGCGCTGGGCGGCATCGGCTCGCTGATCCTGTGGCAGCAGGCCGACCCGGACCGGCGGCAGCGCTGGATGGACTCGACGGTCGGGCAGGTGCGCCGCAACCGGGTCCGCACCTTCCTCGGCCTGGCGCTCGTCGTGATCGGCGCCATCGGTTTCCTGGTGGCCACCGACGAACTGGGCAAGGCGCGTCCCGGCATCATGTTCACCCTGGTGGTCGTGGGCGGTGTGGCGCTGATCGCGGCCCCCTGGCTGGCCGCCCTGTGGAAGGAACTCCAGCGGGAGCGCCGTGAGCGCATCAGGCAGGAGGAACGCGCCGAGGTGGCCGCGCACGTGCACGACTCGGTGCTGCACACCTTGACGCTCATCCAGCGCAACGCCCACGACGCGCGCGAGGTGATGCGGCTGGCCCGCTCCCAGGAGCGTGAGCTGCGCAACTGGCTCTACCAGCCCAAGCAGGACGCCGACGCGTCGCTGGCCGCCGCCGTGCGCCGGGTCGCCGCCGAGGAGGAGGACGCCCACGGGGTTCCCATCGAGGTCGTCTGCGTGGGCGACTGCCCGCTGACGCCGGAGTTGTCGGCGATGATGCAGGCCGCCCGGCAGGCCATGGTGAACGCCGCGAAATACTCTGGTTCCGCGGTCGTCTCGGTCTACGCCGAGGCGGAGCCGGACGAGGTGACCGTCTTCGTCCGGGACCGCGGTGTCGGGTTCGACATGGACGAGGTGCCCGAGGACCGGATGGGCATCCGTCAGTCGATCATCGGCAGGATGGAACGACACGGCGGCAGCGCCAGGGTGCGGACCGAGCCCGGTGAGGGCACGGAAGTGATGTTGACCATGAAACTGGAGAAGGCGTGA
- a CDS encoding PspC domain-containing protein, whose translation MTETGHAQDPASTAADSPPTPLPDEGRGLRRSDEGRMLTGVCAGLGRHTGVDPVLFRVGFAVLVLGSGIGIMLYIAAFLLMRETDGGPGHLEQWTRRDFDSESVLALLTGVFALGLVINISSGGIGTGTVVVGTMFAVALLAAHSRGVDLLALARSLPDRLRRRPAPRAFERAPGPSAAPGPVQAPFAHPAGPFAHAAPPMPPMSPAPPVPGRATGSGIPEPGSVPAPGPSAAPGRPEAGEALTAGRPEAGEALTPERPEAPGPAGGPEVGETPAPGRTPGASPGPFAADAFSATALQDTVSYDPPVLPDTDPPTLVEPGPPTVTEPGPPTVTESYGPAAHRQAGPEPTSPPLPAPGPPVLPGPAAGYGHRAGPGRPYGDPYRAAGPAYDSSGEPFSPYGPYQPLDPRRRQGYRPYSPPYGPPYGSAAPVAPVRTAPRPRPPRSLVGGMTICLAMIVGGIIMAVQSASGPVNMTIAGGAMLVVIGAGLLVTTWFDRGAALVAVGALLSIALVAGSAMGGVPKKFGTYEWHPVEVSEVSDGYSVGVGDGHLDLSELALPPGSRTVVYAAVSVGQISVVLPPTVRAEVDGFTKFGDVKIDHVVEGGADVRHRRILNPEVTPEGEVATIVLNVKAGIGDVEVRRAA comes from the coding sequence ATGACCGAAACCGGGCACGCACAGGACCCGGCGAGCACCGCCGCCGACTCGCCACCCACTCCCCTCCCCGACGAGGGGCGGGGTCTGCGCCGCAGCGACGAGGGACGCATGCTCACCGGGGTCTGCGCCGGGCTCGGGCGGCACACCGGGGTCGACCCGGTGCTGTTCCGGGTCGGTTTCGCGGTGCTGGTGCTCGGCTCCGGAATCGGCATCATGCTCTACATCGCGGCGTTCCTGCTGATGCGCGAGACCGACGGGGGGCCCGGCCACCTGGAGCAGTGGACCCGGCGCGACTTCGACAGCGAGAGCGTGCTGGCCCTGCTGACCGGGGTGTTCGCGCTCGGGCTGGTCATCAACATCTCCTCGGGCGGCATCGGCACCGGCACGGTCGTCGTCGGCACGATGTTCGCCGTCGCCCTGCTCGCCGCCCACTCACGCGGGGTCGATCTACTGGCGCTGGCCCGGTCGTTGCCCGACCGGCTGCGCAGGCGCCCGGCGCCCCGCGCCTTCGAGCGGGCACCCGGCCCGTCCGCCGCCCCGGGGCCCGTCCAGGCCCCCTTCGCACACCCCGCCGGGCCCTTCGCACACGCCGCACCCCCCATGCCTCCCATGTCCCCGGCGCCTCCCGTCCCCGGCAGGGCCACCGGCTCGGGGATCCCCGAGCCCGGTTCCGTCCCGGCACCCGGCCCGTCCGCCGCCCCGGGACGCCCCGAGGCGGGAGAAGCCCTCACTGCCGGACGCCCCGAGGCGGGAGAAGCCCTCACCCCAGAACGCCCCGAGGCCCCCGGCCCGGCGGGTGGACCTGAGGTGGGGGAGACTCCCGCACCCGGCCGGACGCCGGGAGCCTCCCCGGGCCCGTTCGCCGCCGACGCCTTCAGCGCCACCGCCCTGCAGGACACCGTCTCGTACGATCCGCCGGTCCTCCCGGACACCGACCCGCCGACGCTCGTCGAACCGGGCCCGCCGACGGTCACCGAGCCCGGCCCGCCGACGGTCACCGAGTCGTACGGGCCCGCCGCCCACCGGCAGGCCGGGCCGGAGCCCACCTCTCCGCCCCTCCCGGCCCCCGGCCCTCCCGTGCTCCCCGGCCCCGCGGCCGGGTACGGCCACCGAGCCGGACCCGGCAGGCCGTACGGGGACCCGTACCGCGCCGCCGGACCGGCCTACGACTCCTCCGGCGAGCCGTTCTCGCCGTACGGGCCCTACCAGCCGCTCGACCCTCGCAGACGGCAGGGCTACCGGCCCTACAGCCCGCCCTACGGCCCGCCGTACGGCTCCGCCGCCCCGGTGGCGCCGGTGCGTACGGCACCCCGGCCGCGACCGCCCAGGTCGCTCGTCGGCGGGATGACCATCTGTCTGGCCATGATCGTTGGAGGGATCATCATGGCGGTCCAGTCGGCCTCGGGGCCGGTCAACATGACGATCGCCGGTGGCGCGATGCTCGTCGTGATCGGCGCCGGCCTTCTGGTCACCACCTGGTTCGACCGAGGCGCGGCCCTGGTCGCGGTGGGTGCCCTGCTGTCGATCGCGCTGGTCGCGGGATCCGCGATGGGCGGCGTGCCGAAGAAGTTCGGCACCTACGAGTGGCATCCCGTGGAGGTGTCGGAGGTCTCCGACGGCTACTCGGTGGGCGTGGGCGACGGGCACCTGGACCTGAGCGAGCTGGCCCTGCCACCGGGCTCGCGGACGGTCGTGTACGCCGCGGTCTCCGTCGGGCAGATCAGCGTGGTCCTGCCGCCGACGGTCAGGGCCGAGGTGGACGGGTTCACCAAGTTCGGCGACGTCAAGATCGATCACGTGGTGGAGGGAGGGGCCGACGTCCGGCACCGGAGGATCCTGAACCCCGAGGTGACTCCGGAAGGCGAGGTGGCGACCATCGTGCTGAACGTGAAGGCGGGCATCGGTGACGTGGAGGTGCGCCGTGCGGCCTGA
- a CDS encoding MarR family winged helix-turn-helix transcriptional regulator yields the protein MLDVTELTAVLEDLTRTHIRLPVKQRLSFTTLSVLHTLEGRGPMRLTELTAAEQVTQPAITQLVAKLERDGLVERRPDPSDGRAVLVHVTDAGAAVVRSRRAERVAGLERLTAALTPAERDAIAAALPALARVARSGDEPGEHP from the coding sequence GTGCTCGATGTCACCGAACTGACCGCGGTCCTGGAGGACCTCACCCGGACGCACATCCGCCTGCCCGTGAAGCAGCGCCTGAGCTTCACGACGCTGTCGGTGCTGCACACGCTCGAAGGCCGCGGCCCGATGCGGCTGACCGAGCTCACCGCCGCCGAGCAGGTCACGCAGCCCGCGATCACCCAGCTGGTCGCCAAGCTGGAACGCGACGGGCTGGTCGAACGCCGGCCCGACCCCTCCGACGGCCGCGCGGTCCTCGTCCACGTCACCGATGCCGGTGCGGCGGTCGTGCGGAGCCGGCGGGCCGAACGCGTCGCCGGCCTCGAACGCCTCACCGCCGCACTCACCCCCGCCGAACGCGACGCGATCGCCGCCGCCCTCCCGGCCCTGGCCCGCGTCGCCCGGTCGGGGGACGAACCGGGAGAACACCCGTGA